A region of Candidatus Poribacteria bacterium DNA encodes the following proteins:
- a CDS encoding molybdopterin-binding protein, which yields MAIELFSIGTELVLGQIQDTNAHWIAQQILQIGGELRRVTMLRDNADEMYEALDSAVERETSLILTTGGLGPTPDDMTVEVVASLIGTKIVVSEETIAEFRKRREMSENDALSEALTKMATVPESATVLQNPAGWAPCVSVEHKESTLMMMPGPPREMKAVFETHIQPLIAERYRAEITTTRVYVSMFEAEVSPLMQKVMERHPDVYLKAYVSLRKADGSTMPVDLVSTSTDKADAETQLQLAADYFQELVVEAGKRFSFEDE from the coding sequence GTGGCAATTGAACTGTTTTCGATCGGGACAGAGTTAGTCCTTGGGCAGATTCAGGATACCAACGCCCACTGGATTGCACAGCAAATTCTTCAGATCGGTGGTGAATTACGACGCGTCACGATGCTACGCGATAACGCCGATGAGATGTACGAGGCACTCGATTCGGCAGTAGAACGGGAAACATCGCTTATTCTCACAACAGGCGGTCTCGGACCGACCCCCGACGATATGACGGTCGAGGTGGTTGCTTCCCTTATCGGCACAAAAATTGTGGTGAGCGAAGAGACCATCGCCGAATTTCGGAAACGCCGCGAGATGTCCGAGAACGACGCACTCAGCGAGGCACTCACAAAAATGGCGACTGTACCGGAAAGTGCTACCGTTTTGCAGAATCCAGCAGGATGGGCACCCTGCGTCAGCGTTGAACATAAGGAATCGACGCTCATGATGATGCCCGGTCCACCGCGCGAGATGAAAGCGGTTTTTGAAACCCACATTCAACCCTTGATTGCTGAACGCTACCGTGCAGAGATTACCACAACGCGTGTCTATGTAAGTATGTTTGAAGCCGAAGTTTCACCACTGATGCAGAAGGTGATGGAACGCCACCCGGATGTCTATCTAAAGGCGTATGTCTCTCTCCGTAAAGCGGACGGAAGCACAATGCCGGTTGACCTCGTTTCAACAAGTACCGACAAAGCAGATGCCGAAACGCAACTGCAACTTGCCGCGGACTATTTTCAAGAACTTGTTGTTGAAGCGGGGAAACGTTTTAGTTTTGAAGATGAATAA
- the coaE gene encoding dephospho-CoA kinase (Dephospho-CoA kinase (CoaE) performs the final step in coenzyme A biosynthesis.): MKTETTHHARGTIVGITGGIACGKTTVSDLLAEKGAIPINADEIGHQLLKADSPVINELTKAFGQEILDASGDVSRKKLGAIVFKDKAARERLNSILHPLIIERSRGQARQLVTEDPTCVVLLDAPLLIEAGAYDTVDLIVVVTASPEAQLRRTLERSVAQGRPLTETEVQARIDSQMPVSEKVKYADVVIENEGTLEELCMQVDALWERLQANPTSD; this comes from the coding sequence ATGAAAACAGAAACGACACACCACGCACGCGGCACCATCGTCGGGATTACAGGCGGGATTGCCTGCGGAAAAACGACCGTCTCAGATTTGCTCGCTGAAAAGGGCGCGATTCCGATCAATGCAGACGAAATCGGACACCAACTCCTCAAGGCGGACAGTCCTGTTATCAATGAACTTACCAAGGCATTTGGACAGGAGATTCTGGACGCATCTGGAGATGTCAGCAGGAAAAAACTGGGGGCAATTGTTTTCAAGGATAAAGCCGCCCGAGAACGATTGAACAGTATCCTGCATCCGTTGATTATCGAACGTTCACGCGGGCAGGCACGCCAACTCGTCACGGAAGACCCGACGTGCGTCGTGCTACTCGACGCGCCGCTCCTTATCGAAGCCGGTGCTTATGACACCGTTGATCTGATAGTCGTCGTGACGGCATCACCGGAGGCGCAGCTGCGACGCACATTAGAACGCAGTGTCGCGCAAGGGAGACCCCTCACGGAAACCGAGGTTCAGGCACGGATTGATTCACAGATGCCAGTCTCAGAAAAAGTCAAGTATGCGGATGTTGTTATAGAGAATGAAGGGACGCTTGAAGAGCTCTGTATGCAGGTGGATGCGCTTTGGGAGAGACTTCAGGCTAATCCCACATCAGATTGA
- a CDS encoding cysteine synthase family protein produces MSKRKPKKVNLSEYPLLQVIGQTPLAKIDIFADELPNVDIYAKLETYNPGGSIKDRPVLRILTEAIASGELTHEKVILDSSSGNAAIAYAMIGAALGYKVELVIPDNASEERIKRIQSHGATIIHTDALLGYDEALREVDRRYEAQPDRYFFNSQYDNENNWLAHYETTGVEIWNQTGGKVTHFVAGVGTGGTVTGVGRRLKNYNPDIQVCSISPEVFPGIEGLKPLGDPDAIVPAILDESVIDCRIPTTIENAYEMCSRLAQQGWFVGQSSGGYLYGAYKVAQQIQEGVIVTVFNDLGERYFSTRLWD; encoded by the coding sequence ATGAGCAAGCGAAAGCCTAAAAAGGTGAATCTTTCAGAATATCCACTGCTTCAAGTAATAGGACAGACACCGCTCGCGAAAATAGATATCTTTGCTGATGAGTTGCCGAACGTTGACATCTATGCGAAGTTGGAAACCTATAACCCCGGAGGTTCGATTAAGGACCGACCGGTCTTAAGAATACTCACGGAGGCGATCGCGTCGGGAGAACTCACACACGAAAAGGTTATCCTCGACTCCAGTTCCGGCAACGCTGCAATCGCCTATGCCATGATAGGCGCAGCCCTTGGCTACAAAGTTGAACTCGTGATTCCAGACAACGCCAGCGAAGAACGAATAAAACGTATCCAATCACACGGAGCAACCATCATCCACACCGACGCTCTCCTCGGTTACGATGAGGCACTACGGGAAGTTGATCGACGCTATGAAGCACAACCTGACCGCTATTTTTTCAACTCCCAATACGACAATGAAAACAACTGGTTGGCACATTATGAAACCACCGGTGTCGAAATCTGGAACCAAACTGGCGGAAAAGTTACACACTTCGTCGCAGGCGTAGGGACTGGTGGCACCGTTACCGGTGTCGGTAGACGACTCAAAAACTACAATCCAGACATCCAAGTCTGTTCAATTTCACCAGAGGTGTTTCCCGGTATTGAGGGACTCAAACCGCTCGGGGACCCAGACGCTATTGTGCCAGCAATTCTGGACGAATCAGTGATTGATTGTCGCATCCCGACGACGATTGAAAATGCTTACGAAATGTGCAGTCGCCTCGCACAACAGGGTTGGTTCGTCGGGCAATCTTCCGGCGGTTATCTCTACGGCGCATACAAAGTCGCCCAACAAATTCAGGAAGGCGTTATCGTCACAGTCTTCAATGATTTGGGCGAACGTTACTTCAGCACAAGACTTTGGGATTAA
- the modC gene encoding molybdenum ABC transporter ATP-binding protein encodes MADSTEIRLDFRKSLGSFTLDVNCTLETKVSAFLGVSGSGKSTLLNCVSGTLTPDEGEIAFGDEILYASASKINLPPEKRRFGYVFQEGYLFPHLTVAQNIRYGQPNSRESSAAIEVLEITELLQRYPNELSGGQRQRVAIARALAMEPRMLLMDEPLASLDSALKNRIIPYLHHVKETFAIPILYVTHVFSEAMALADEAFLLADGEIMARGAPHRLLTAPSAMPIAQLTGVENILFLPVTASDKPRGLTSLEIGSQSLMIPYIDIEVGEVVPVAIRAEDIIISLEPNLSISARNVLPGKIRNLDIKNERTWVSILVERHHLVVKITHEAREQLQLTEGLAVYCVIKASAINLMWD; translated from the coding sequence GTGGCAGATAGCACCGAAATCAGACTCGATTTTCGCAAAAGCCTCGGTAGTTTCACGTTAGATGTCAATTGCACGCTGGAAACGAAGGTTTCGGCGTTTTTGGGTGTATCTGGGAGTGGTAAAAGCACGCTTCTCAATTGCGTTAGCGGCACGTTGACACCGGATGAGGGTGAGATCGCTTTTGGAGACGAGATCCTTTACGCGTCTGCCTCTAAAATTAATCTGCCACCTGAAAAGCGGCGGTTCGGCTATGTTTTTCAGGAGGGGTACCTTTTTCCACATCTCACGGTTGCGCAGAACATCCGATATGGGCAACCGAATTCGCGAGAATCATCGGCTGCGATAGAAGTACTTGAAATTACCGAATTGCTTCAGCGGTATCCGAATGAACTCTCTGGGGGTCAACGTCAACGGGTTGCGATCGCGCGCGCACTCGCTATGGAGCCGCGAATGCTTCTGATGGATGAACCCCTTGCTTCGCTTGATAGTGCACTGAAAAATCGGATTATACCGTATCTGCACCACGTTAAAGAAACCTTTGCGATCCCTATCCTTTACGTTACCCATGTTTTTTCCGAGGCAATGGCACTCGCTGACGAAGCCTTCCTGCTCGCTGATGGTGAAATTATGGCGAGAGGCGCACCGCACCGATTGTTAACTGCGCCTTCCGCAATGCCCATCGCACAATTGACTGGGGTCGAAAATATTCTGTTCCTTCCTGTGACGGCTTCAGACAAGCCTCGCGGTTTGACTTCGTTGGAAATCGGAAGTCAATCCCTGATGATACCTTATATTGATATTGAGGTCGGCGAAGTCGTTCCAGTTGCTATCCGTGCTGAGGATATTATTATCTCGCTTGAGCCGAATCTCTCGATTAGTGCCCGTAACGTATTACCGGGAAAAATTCGGAATCTTGATATCAAGAACGAAAGAACATGGGTATCTATTCTCGTTGAACGGCATCACCTTGTCGTGAAAATCACACACGAAGCGCGGGAACAGTTGCAATTGACGGAGGGGTTAGCGGTTTACTGTGTCATTAAGGCAAGTGCTATCAATCTGATGTGGGATTAG
- a CDS encoding prolyl oligopeptidase family serine peptidase, with protein MMYYEQERDTLAFSHQLYAETPRQLAFQATSVSEIEVWQRELRAKLIELVGGFPQETCDLQSEVLDACEFPTYFRETVQFQSRPHAAIFGYFLSPKGLDASTPNPTILCLAGHGRGVDDIVGIEEDGTMRAEYGGYQNDFALQCVANGYTVLAIEQFGFGHRRDAAAHQKGGGNSSCQPSAGAALLLGHTMVGWRVYDAMRAFDYLATRPEVDMNRLGIMGISGGGTTTFFTAAIDERVKAAVVSGYFNTFRDSILSLSHCIDNYIPNVLQYAEMYDIAGLIAPRAMFVESGTEDTIFPIEATRFAVNEAKAIYKCFDAEDKLGLEVFEAGHSFHGVGAFEFLKQVL; from the coding sequence ATGATGTACTACGAACAGGAACGAGATACTTTAGCATTTTCGCACCAACTCTATGCCGAGACACCTCGCCAACTCGCATTTCAGGCGACGAGTGTGTCAGAAATAGAGGTATGGCAGCGCGAACTGCGGGCAAAACTCATCGAATTAGTTGGTGGTTTTCCGCAGGAAACCTGCGACCTACAATCGGAAGTTCTGGACGCTTGTGAATTTCCAACCTATTTTCGTGAGACGGTGCAGTTTCAGAGTCGTCCACACGCTGCTATTTTCGGGTACTTCCTTTCCCCGAAGGGTCTCGATGCTTCAACCCCAAATCCGACGATCCTCTGCTTAGCAGGTCACGGACGCGGCGTGGATGACATCGTTGGAATTGAGGAAGATGGCACCATGCGCGCAGAATATGGTGGCTATCAGAACGACTTTGCACTCCAATGCGTGGCAAACGGATATACTGTACTCGCCATTGAACAGTTCGGGTTTGGACACCGACGCGATGCCGCTGCGCATCAAAAAGGCGGTGGAAACTCTTCATGCCAACCGAGTGCGGGTGCCGCACTTCTGTTAGGACACACGATGGTAGGTTGGAGGGTTTACGATGCGATGCGCGCCTTTGATTATTTGGCAACGCGCCCTGAGGTCGATATGAACCGCCTCGGCATAATGGGCATCTCTGGCGGCGGCACGACAACCTTCTTCACCGCTGCAATTGATGAACGCGTCAAAGCGGCAGTCGTAAGCGGTTATTTCAACACATTTCGGGATAGCATCTTGAGCCTCAGCCATTGTATAGACAACTACATACCAAATGTGCTACAATATGCCGAGATGTACGACATTGCGGGATTAATTGCGCCACGTGCGATGTTCGTTGAATCTGGCACGGAAGATACGATTTTTCCCATTGAAGCCACGCGCTTTGCTGTTAACGAGGCAAAAGCAATTTACAAATGCTTTGATGCAGAGGACAAATTAGGACTTGAGGTATTTGAGGCAGGGCATAGTTTCCACGGTGTCGGCGCATTTGAATTTCTCAAACAGGTCCTATAA
- a CDS encoding DUF1015 domain-containing protein: METTVIPFRGLRYNTAKVEKIENVIAPPYDVIKPEERLALEAHHPANIIRLILSQPHKDDTDGANQYTRAAVLMNRWISDGTLVRDATPRYYIYDQSFNAPDGKNYTRRALIGLVKLEPFENRVILPHERTHAGPKADRLNLMRECHANLSPIFLLYADPNGDIEQIMESFTDEHSPEIDSPETFGSTHQLWCLDDPERNREIQTLFASKPLLIADGHHRYETALAFQDEMAHTGSSGYGYMMMNLVRMESPGLAVLAIHRLLHNFSEDQIARVIAKLPQVFEVHEVDTQAALMAKLEALKGKSAAVGMYTPDDTYRLLIPYATTPKQLDVTLVQEVLIKDLFQIETAAEHLSYTAYADDAVAHVKGGSDRVALLMNPTPVEQVLEVAMAGSTMPQKSTYFYPKMATGFVLNLLNT; this comes from the coding sequence ATGGAAACGACAGTTATTCCGTTTCGCGGCTTACGCTATAACACAGCCAAGGTGGAAAAGATTGAGAATGTCATAGCACCACCTTATGATGTTATTAAACCCGAAGAGCGGCTCGCTTTAGAGGCACACCATCCTGCCAATATCATTCGCTTAATTCTAAGTCAACCCCATAAAGACGACACCGACGGTGCGAATCAGTACACCCGTGCCGCTGTGCTTATGAACCGATGGATTTCAGACGGCACCCTTGTCCGTGACGCAACACCCCGTTATTATATCTATGATCAATCCTTTAATGCCCCAGACGGAAAAAACTATACCCGTCGTGCCTTAATAGGACTCGTGAAACTGGAACCTTTTGAAAACCGAGTGATCCTACCACACGAAAGAACACACGCAGGACCGAAAGCCGATCGACTCAACCTTATGCGGGAGTGCCACGCCAACCTCAGTCCCATCTTCCTCCTTTACGCTGATCCGAATGGGGACATCGAACAGATAATGGAAAGTTTCACCGATGAACATTCACCCGAAATTGACTCTCCAGAAACCTTTGGCAGCACACATCAATTATGGTGTTTAGATGATCCAGAACGGAACCGTGAGATCCAAACCCTTTTCGCTTCAAAACCGCTCCTGATTGCCGATGGACACCATCGTTATGAAACCGCTCTCGCTTTCCAAGATGAAATGGCTCATACCGGGTCATCTGGCTACGGTTATATGATGATGAACCTCGTCAGAATGGAATCACCGGGTTTGGCTGTCTTGGCGATTCATCGGCTGTTGCACAACTTCAGTGAGGATCAGATAGCACGCGTTATCGCGAAACTGCCGCAAGTGTTCGAGGTCCATGAAGTTGACACGCAAGCAGCTCTCATGGCTAAATTAGAAGCGCTGAAAGGGAAATCAGCTGCGGTTGGCATGTACACACCAGACGATACCTACCGTCTGCTGATTCCATACGCAACAACACCGAAGCAATTAGACGTAACGCTCGTTCAAGAAGTGCTTATTAAAGATCTATTTCAGATTGAAACCGCAGCGGAGCATCTCAGTTACACCGCTTACGCGGACGATGCCGTTGCGCACGTGAAAGGTGGATCGGACCGCGTCGCGCTCCTGATGAATCCAACGCCGGTTGAACAGGTCTTGGAGGTGGCTATGGCAGGTTCGACAATGCCACAGAAATCCACTTACTTCTATCCAAAGATGGCAACTGGGTTCGTTTTAAACCTGTTGAATACGTAA
- a CDS encoding sugar phosphate isomerase/epimerase → MKLGLCTIAFQEKPLEEVIDIAADHGFDGIELWGKPPHLPEDYDESYVRNVKDMAHRKGLAISAFGSYVDPLMPLHQKHFEEAFKIAHELGTDLVRIWSGGGPSRSIAPSDKRLIQFRLVSIAQWANFRSIRLGLEMHNNQFTDSVDSILETIEGVRLPALKTYYQPLARSDADEPHTAAEKLAEHIANVHAQNFDESGKGCPIADGVVDYARIVEILTAAGYDGYLEVEFVHGDNKLEALQRDRDYLASLINTTNGDALKNLDMDPV, encoded by the coding sequence ATGAAATTAGGTTTATGCACCATCGCCTTTCAGGAAAAACCTTTGGAAGAGGTTATTGATATAGCGGCGGATCACGGCTTTGATGGTATCGAACTGTGGGGAAAGCCACCGCATCTACCAGAGGACTACGATGAAAGCTATGTCAGAAACGTTAAGGACATGGCACACCGGAAGGGATTAGCGATTTCAGCGTTCGGTTCCTATGTAGACCCGTTGATGCCTCTCCACCAGAAGCACTTTGAGGAAGCCTTTAAAATTGCACATGAATTAGGTACCGACCTCGTCCGGATCTGGTCAGGCGGCGGTCCCTCCAGATCAATTGCGCCATCGGATAAACGCTTGATTCAGTTTCGATTGGTGAGCATCGCACAGTGGGCAAATTTTCGCAGTATCCGACTTGGCTTGGAAATGCACAACAACCAATTCACCGACAGTGTAGACAGCATCTTGGAGACGATTGAAGGCGTTAGATTGCCCGCGCTGAAAACCTATTATCAACCCCTCGCGCGCTCGGATGCCGATGAGCCACACACCGCCGCTGAAAAACTCGCCGAACATATCGCAAACGTCCATGCGCAAAATTTCGACGAGAGTGGTAAAGGATGTCCTATTGCGGACGGCGTGGTGGATTACGCCCGAATCGTTGAGATACTCACTGCCGCGGGATATGACGGATACTTAGAGGTAGAATTCGTTCATGGCGACAACAAATTGGAGGCACTCCAACGCGACCGAGACTACTTAGCGAGTCTGATTAACACAACAAACGGGGACGCTTTGAAAAATTTGGACATGGACCCGGTGTAA
- the modA gene encoding molybdate ABC transporter substrate-binding protein yields the protein MKKTVQRSVKFLTAIGFVFVSTVLSGCTTDKQKPIELSVFAAISLTDALGEIGTAFTAESGIKVYYNFEASTTLQRQLEKGASADVFISASPRQVVALETSGLLEAESRHDLLANRLVLVADKTAEISVETPDDLAVPEISRIAIGHPNIVPAGTYAKEALTHFGLWETLHPKLIFGMDVRATLAYVTAGNVDIAIVYKTDTTLTENIKVLYQLPPDAYTPIVYPAVVMQSSPRKQLARKFITYLHSMKSGEIFEKHGFAFLVRK from the coding sequence ATGAAGAAAACAGTGCAGCGAAGTGTTAAATTTCTCACTGCAATTGGCTTCGTGTTCGTGTCCACCGTGCTTTCGGGGTGTACGACAGATAAGCAGAAACCGATTGAATTAAGCGTATTCGCCGCCATCAGTTTGACGGACGCGCTTGGTGAAATTGGGACAGCGTTTACAGCGGAAAGTGGGATTAAGGTCTATTACAATTTTGAAGCCTCTACGACGTTGCAACGCCAACTCGAAAAGGGCGCGTCAGCGGATGTCTTCATCTCAGCGAGTCCTCGCCAAGTCGTTGCCTTGGAAACGAGTGGGCTGCTTGAAGCCGAAAGTCGCCACGATTTATTAGCCAATCGGTTAGTGCTTGTTGCTGATAAAACCGCGGAAATTTCTGTGGAAACGCCTGATGACCTTGCCGTGCCTGAGATTTCGAGAATTGCTATCGGGCATCCAAATATAGTACCTGCTGGCACTTACGCGAAAGAAGCCTTGACTCACTTTGGATTGTGGGAGACCCTACACCCAAAGTTGATTTTCGGTATGGATGTGCGTGCAACGCTCGCTTATGTCACTGCTGGAAATGTGGATATTGCCATTGTATATAAAACGGATACGACACTGACTGAGAATATAAAGGTGCTTTATCAGTTACCGCCTGACGCGTATACACCGATCGTCTACCCGGCTGTTGTTATGCAGAGTAGCCCCCGAAAGCAATTGGCGCGTAAATTTATTACGTATCTACATTCTATGAAGAGCGGTGAAATTTTTGAAAAGCACGGCTTTGCCTTTCTGGTACGAAAATGA
- the infA gene encoding translation initiation factor IF-1, with translation MQVEDQEQTPSKNDKIEVEGTVVEPLPNAMFRVELDNKHQILAHISGRMRKFFIKILPGDKVTVELSPYDLTRGRITYRKK, from the coding sequence ATCCAAGTCGAAGACCAAGAGCAAACGCCCTCTAAAAACGATAAAATAGAGGTTGAAGGCACTGTCGTGGAACCCTTACCCAATGCGATGTTCCGTGTAGAATTGGACAATAAGCATCAGATTCTCGCACATATCTCCGGTAGAATGCGAAAGTTCTTTATCAAAATTTTGCCGGGTGATAAGGTAACTGTGGAGCTATCCCCCTACGATCTCACGCGGGGACGTATTACCTACCGAAAAAAGTAG
- the modB gene encoding molybdate ABC transporter permease subunit, translated as MRITPAEIAALSLSIKVALFSLVIMFPPGLLVGWLLAKRTFPGKAFLNTLVMCPLVLPPIVSGYVLLILFGRHGFIGGFIYQVFGIEIVFSQVAVIIAVSIISFPLLVRGIVTGMESVPLELENAARTLGASPLKVFWTITFPLAYRGIVGGTILGFSKSLGEFGATIMVAGNIPGKTQTMALAIFSAVHLGEDASVYRLVFISTVVAFIALWLTERFTLR; from the coding sequence ATGAGGATAACCCCCGCCGAAATTGCCGCCCTCTCTTTATCTATTAAAGTTGCGCTGTTCAGTCTTGTTATAATGTTTCCACCCGGGCTATTGGTGGGTTGGCTACTTGCGAAACGGACGTTCCCGGGTAAGGCGTTCCTGAATACACTTGTGATGTGTCCGTTGGTACTCCCACCGATCGTCAGCGGATATGTACTGCTTATTCTATTCGGCAGGCACGGATTCATCGGTGGATTTATCTATCAAGTTTTCGGTATAGAGATCGTTTTTTCGCAGGTGGCTGTTATCATTGCGGTCTCAATTATCTCATTTCCGTTGTTAGTGCGTGGTATCGTGACGGGGATGGAATCTGTCCCGCTGGAGCTTGAAAACGCAGCACGGACGCTTGGGGCATCACCACTGAAGGTATTTTGGACGATAACGTTCCCGCTCGCGTATCGCGGAATTGTTGGGGGAACGATCCTCGGTTTTTCCAAAAGTCTTGGTGAGTTTGGTGCCACTATCATGGTGGCAGGAAACATTCCGGGCAAAACCCAAACGATGGCGTTAGCGATTTTCAGTGCTGTACATCTCGGAGAAGATGCTTCCGTCTATCGATTGGTGTTTATTTCAACCGTTGTTGCCTTCATAGCACTCTGGTTGACGGAACGTTTCACGCTCCGTTAA
- a CDS encoding SDR family NAD(P)-dependent oxidoreductase, with amino-acid sequence MGRLEGKVAIVTGAARGHAEAVARRFAKEGAAVSICDVIPVQALEAKVGSEIRAAGGDVICFETDVSQEAPVDEMVAATIEKFGTVDILANVVGIAGPTKDVWDMSLEEWRRTLEVNLDSLFICSKAVLPEMIRKEYGKIINFSSGTGKQPLSHRAPYATSKMGVIGFTRTLAADVGRYNITVNAICPGWHLERSLELARGRAEYMNKPFDEDALRERYKQTNPKSVIAGRWCSDEGYSDKGSGSEDAAALAVFLASDDSANMTGQDINTGGTVMW; translated from the coding sequence ATGGGCAGATTAGAGGGCAAAGTCGCAATCGTAACGGGTGCTGCCAGAGGGCACGCGGAAGCAGTCGCGCGGAGATTCGCAAAGGAAGGCGCAGCGGTTTCCATCTGTGATGTTATTCCTGTGCAAGCGTTAGAGGCAAAGGTCGGTTCAGAGATTAGAGCCGCTGGTGGAGATGTCATCTGTTTTGAGACCGATGTTTCGCAAGAAGCACCCGTCGATGAGATGGTCGCTGCCACCATCGAGAAATTCGGCACCGTCGATATCCTCGCCAATGTTGTCGGCATTGCTGGACCAACGAAGGATGTCTGGGACATGTCTTTGGAGGAATGGCGGCGCACACTTGAGGTTAACCTCGATTCGTTGTTTATCTGTTCTAAAGCCGTCCTACCGGAGATGATCCGAAAGGAATACGGAAAAATCATAAACTTCAGTTCTGGAACAGGCAAACAGCCGCTTTCGCATAGGGCACCTTATGCGACTTCTAAGATGGGAGTTATCGGTTTCACGCGCACACTCGCTGCCGATGTCGGACGTTACAATATCACCGTCAACGCCATCTGTCCGGGTTGGCACTTGGAGAGAAGCCTGGAACTCGCGAGGGGCAGAGCGGAGTACATGAACAAACCTTTTGATGAAGACGCGTTGCGTGAGCGATATAAACAGACGAACCCGAAGAGCGTCATCGCCGGGAGATGGTGCTCGGATGAGGGCTATAGCGATAAAGGTTCAGGATCTGAGGATGCTGCTGCGTTGGCAGTGTTCCTCGCCTCAGATGATTCCGCTAACATGACGGGGCAGGATATCAACACCGGTGGTACGGTGATGTGGTAG